The proteins below are encoded in one region of Leptospira noumeaensis:
- a CDS encoding TlpA family protein disulfide reductase: protein MKIWKQLPYGWKVVSAFVFFFSTTLCFAYFKGRDTRPGVPIEVLATTPTEANSWKGHPKVVYFWATWCTICKAYAPILDANLSFLPKSTIFLSVLEAEDSEETKEVMTKLTPEAKHPIYAANYRMLKEWRISAYPTTVFLNEEGKVVFSDTGILSPIGFWLRTFLLRFF from the coding sequence ATGAAAATTTGGAAGCAATTACCCTATGGATGGAAGGTGGTCTCCGCCTTTGTTTTCTTTTTTTCGACCACCCTTTGTTTTGCTTACTTTAAGGGTAGGGACACAAGACCAGGGGTTCCCATTGAAGTACTGGCAACCACACCCACGGAAGCCAATTCCTGGAAGGGACATCCCAAGGTGGTTTATTTTTGGGCCACTTGGTGTACGATCTGTAAGGCCTACGCACCCATACTCGATGCCAATTTAAGTTTTTTACCAAAATCCACCATTTTCCTTTCCGTCCTAGAAGCAGAAGATTCCGAAGAAACCAAAGAGGTTATGACAAAACTCACTCCGGAAGCCAAACATCCGATCTATGCTGCGAACTACCGAATGTTAAAGGAATGGAGAATTTCGGCCTATCCCACGACTGTTTTTTTAAATGAAGAAGGAAAGGTTGTTTTTTCAGATACAGGAATCCTTAGTCCCATTGGATTTTGGCTCCGTACTTTTCTTTTGCGGTTTTTCTAA
- a CDS encoding TrkH family potassium uptake protein has product MPLARFNRFFRTLSFARVVCLGFFAAILLGSLALYISERGELSYVDSFYLSASSICVTGLSPVRLSGLEHSTHWIMLFLIQLGGLGIISFTVIVGFLITQGISRNARFNAFVGAAIDTQAETESLATNEVNRMLLSIINISFSLEILGAIGLYLHMPEGVEEGNSRWFFSLFTAISSFNNAGFSITDDLSALRLDPFSLYIVSGLVIFGGIGFPVIILLEKFLLTVFVRIVYRIEVMAETLMMEKALKTGNVPRLLLLPAQFSAFLENRLGDYNKHLRGETTRIQSKVLVYGSFALLLFGFVGIYFLERFNPHTFHELAFVDKISNAFFMSVCSRTAGFSTMDLGHLNDATVIIITVLMFIGGGPQGTAGGIKITTFVLLLAYLKNVIQPSKPVMLFGEIVSKNSVAVAIRVYFLATIALAFIFIFLGILDQNQHSLHVIFFELISSFSTVGFSLNLTSQLGDIEKLFYAAVMYVGRVGIFTVLIAATGHSGVPKMGTVDDGVKIQVG; this is encoded by the coding sequence ATGCCGCTAGCGCGATTCAATCGATTTTTTCGAACACTGTCCTTTGCCCGAGTGGTTTGTTTGGGTTTTTTTGCGGCCATCCTTTTGGGATCCCTAGCCCTCTATATTTCTGAAAGGGGAGAACTTTCCTATGTGGATAGTTTTTACCTTTCCGCTTCCTCCATTTGTGTCACAGGACTCTCTCCCGTCCGCCTTTCGGGACTGGAACATTCCACCCATTGGATTATGCTTTTTCTCATCCAACTGGGTGGACTTGGGATCATCAGTTTTACGGTGATTGTTGGCTTTCTCATCACCCAGGGGATTTCGCGGAACGCTCGTTTCAATGCCTTTGTGGGAGCAGCCATTGATACCCAAGCGGAGACAGAATCTCTTGCCACAAACGAAGTCAATCGGATGTTACTTTCCATTATCAATATATCTTTTTCGTTAGAAATACTCGGAGCCATCGGGCTCTATCTCCATATGCCGGAAGGAGTGGAGGAAGGTAACAGTCGTTGGTTCTTTTCTCTTTTCACTGCCATCTCTTCTTTTAATAACGCGGGGTTTTCTATCACAGATGATCTCAGTGCCTTAAGGTTAGATCCATTTTCGTTGTACATCGTTTCGGGTCTTGTGATCTTTGGAGGGATTGGATTTCCCGTGATCATTCTTTTAGAAAAATTTCTCCTCACAGTATTTGTGCGGATTGTTTACCGGATAGAAGTAATGGCTGAAACTTTGATGATGGAAAAAGCCTTAAAAACTGGTAATGTTCCTAGGCTTTTATTACTTCCTGCTCAGTTTTCTGCATTTTTAGAAAACCGGTTGGGTGATTATAACAAACATTTACGTGGGGAAACCACAAGGATCCAATCGAAAGTTTTGGTTTATGGTTCTTTCGCCTTGCTTTTGTTTGGTTTTGTAGGGATTTATTTTTTAGAACGGTTTAATCCTCATACCTTCCACGAGTTAGCTTTTGTCGATAAAATATCTAATGCCTTTTTTATGTCGGTATGTTCTCGTACGGCTGGATTTTCAACAATGGATTTAGGTCATTTGAATGATGCCACTGTCATTATCATTACTGTATTAATGTTTATTGGAGGTGGTCCTCAAGGAACCGCCGGTGGTATTAAAATTACTACGTTTGTATTGTTACTGGCTTACTTAAAAAATGTGATTCAACCCTCAAAACCGGTAATGTTGTTTGGTGAAATAGTTTCCAAAAACTCTGTGGCCGTTGCCATCCGTGTTTACTTTTTAGCTACCATCGCTTTGGCATTTATCTTTATTTTTCTCGGGATTTTGGATCAAAACCAACATTCTCTCCATGTGATTTTTTTTGAACTTATCTCCTCTTTTTCCACGGTTGGTTTTAGTTTGAACTTAACATCCCAACTGGGGGACATTGAAAAGTTATTTTATGCTGCTGTGATGTATGTGGGACGAGTTGGGATTTTTACGGTTCTCATCGCAGCCACGGGTCACTCTGGGGTTCCAAAAATGGGAACTGTCGACGATGGTGTGAAAATCCAAGTCGGTTAG
- a CDS encoding decaprenyl-phosphate phosphoribosyltransferase yields MIYLYLKLMRVPQWIKNVILFAGLIFSKKIFELPSLTKVCLAFLCFSLVASCQYVFNDFLDQKEDATHPEKKHRPLASGELDSGIALAITGVILPVALIGAYKLSPVFFYLTIFYLLFNMLYSKVLKHIVILDVMSISIGFVLRAIAGAVVIGVEFSHWLLLCTFMLALFWGFSKRRGEINILKTDAGKHRKILEEYSIEFLDLMMAVVATLTLVSYVMYTVSPETAKSLGTPYMVYTVPVVVYAVFRSLYIIYIKNMGHNPTKAILTDVSVLISGFIWLLLILFLMFGNISGQPPVLH; encoded by the coding sequence ATGATCTATCTATATCTCAAACTAATGCGAGTTCCCCAGTGGATCAAAAACGTGATCCTATTTGCTGGCTTAATTTTTTCGAAAAAAATATTTGAACTTCCATCACTAACAAAAGTTTGTTTGGCCTTTCTTTGTTTTTCGCTCGTGGCTAGTTGCCAATATGTGTTTAATGATTTTTTAGACCAAAAAGAAGACGCAACCCATCCAGAAAAAAAACATAGACCACTGGCGAGTGGGGAACTAGATTCTGGGATTGCTCTAGCCATTACCGGTGTGATTTTACCTGTGGCACTCATTGGAGCTTACAAACTTTCTCCTGTATTTTTCTACCTCACCATCTTCTATCTCCTTTTTAATATGTTATACAGCAAAGTTTTAAAACATATTGTGATTTTGGATGTAATGAGTATTTCGATCGGCTTTGTGTTACGTGCCATCGCTGGCGCTGTAGTCATTGGAGTGGAGTTTTCTCATTGGTTATTACTTTGTACATTTATGTTGGCTCTGTTTTGGGGATTTTCCAAACGTAGAGGAGAAATCAACATCCTAAAAACGGATGCAGGCAAACACAGAAAAATTCTAGAAGAATATTCTATTGAGTTTTTGGATTTGATGATGGCTGTTGTTGCTACACTCACACTCGTTAGTTACGTGATGTATACCGTGAGTCCTGAAACCGCAAAAAGTTTAGGAACTCCTTATATGGTTTATACGGTTCCGGTTGTTGTGTATGCGGTCTTTCGTTCGCTCTATATCATTTATATAAAGAACATGGGTCATAACCCAACCAAAGCCATTCTCACCGATGTTAGTGTCCTTATCTCTGGGTTTATTTGGTTGCTTCTCATCTTATTTTTAATGTTTGGGAACATATCAGGCCAACCACCAGTCTTACATTAA